AAAAAACACTCTTTATTTAGCAAGTgttcattcttaattaaagagAGCACTTCTTTTGTTACCACAGTTACTGTACTAGGATACTAAGTGCTCTAatagaatattttctttaaatatcaTATTAACATAGTGTCTTCTGGAAATTGACTGTCAAATGCTGATCACATTTATCATTCTTAGTGGGAAAGAAGTAGTGAAGGATGAGAACATAGTTGAGATTTCAGATCTGGAAGCTCAAACATAGAACACAACATTGGCATATCATCAGTCATGTATCACATTTCCTGAAATAGCTAGTATACAACACCAAGAATTCAGTTCCCAACAAGGCTGCAAGGCTTAGTTTGGGAACCAGCATGCTGGAAAACTGAAGCTGCCTCTCTATAGTATAAACATAACATGGATTTACAAAGTAATTTCTTTGCTGCTCCTCCCTCCCTTCTAGCAGTAGAACATCACCCTCTTCACCTTGTCTTTAAGGGCAGGCAGGGGCTTCACAGAGGATCCATCTGTCTGGTGCATGCTGCGTGATGCATTCTCGGATACCTCTGGATCCATGTAGAACCGAGCTCGGAAGGCAGCTAGATGAGCATAATATGCAGGTGGCACTGTTCAATAATGAATTAGATCAGTGACATCAATGTGCCATGCTTCAACCGAATCCGAAGGAATTCAAAGACGAAAGTATCCATCTTTTCTGATTCTTAGAATTCTAAACTAGATGGAATAAACAAACTAAGCCAAGCAAACAAAGGCATTCAAGTTGCACGAAGCACTAGACTAGGTGTTCACTTGGATTAAATGTACCATATAACATTATTATCTTCATTTTACAAGGATTTTTCAGGGAATTATTCTGTTGTTGGAACAAGTTTGTTTGGATAAAAAACATGAATTTGAGCTGCCCTATTGTTAGCAGGGGCATAGAAACACTACCCAAAATTGAGAAGGCCCTGCTAACAGATTGACATGTTTATGATCAACAGCCAACTCATAGATTACAATTAATGCTTATGATTTGTCTAGAAACTGCAGAAATGGAGGTCATTTTTACCACTCACATTCCTGTTTCACAAAGTAAAAGAACTAAAAGAAACAAACTACTGTAAATATAAAAAAGGAGCAGGTCGTACCAATAGAAACAGACCGGGTGCACCGAGCATATCTGCAATCAGAGAGTAACCTTAATAAATAGAGCTAGTTATTTAAATCATATATGAAATACATTGTCATTTGAATGACTTTACGTGTAACAGAGATTGTTTGTCAGCGTCTGCATTTCATCTGCCGTAAAATTGTTCTCATCCCATAGAACATGGTAGTGGGCTGGTCGACTAGTACCCTGCCAAATAAAGCAGGCCAGAAATTATTATTACAACAATCAGAAACTAAGCACTTGTAACATGTCGCTGAATGCAGGAAGATCATGTGCTTATAGTACCTATCTTTTCTGTTTACTTTTCCTTGGCCATTATTTTGAGGGCAAAGAATGTGCATGAAGGACATCAcatattatttattgatatatCAACTATCATTGTTCATCAATTTCCAGCTTAAAGCCTTAGTATAAATGAAAAAAAGAATTGTCAATTCTTACCATTACTATCTTTCAGTTCATGTGTATGACTGTCGAATATTTCTTTGAAACATTCTTTTGTCTTGCTTTACATGAATCACAATGCTAATATGGACATGTAGCTCCAGCCTCCAACAAATTTACCATCGTGCAATGCAAGCATGAATTGTTCAGGTAAAGAAAGATACAAGCTTTTGAAATTTCTTACCTGTATTCCTGCATGACTGCATAGGTAGAAGTCAAACTCAGCAGGATGACATATCTTAGTATCAACCACAGTTCCTGCCACACAAACTATCAGTCCTGAACCTAGTCTAACCAATGCAACTGTGATTACAAAATATAGCCAAAATTTCCTTGAAAAGTAATTACAAAAGTTTCTCTATTAACTACAAATGTTCAGTAAGGATGGCCATAATTACCGGGTAGGATATTTCCACTCTTGTCTGTGCTACTTCTGTCTTTGTGATTGTTTGCAAATAATCTCGTATGATGGCGTTTTTGCACCACCACAAATGTCACAGGAGGCTGGTAATTTGGTTCTAAGGATGCGCATGCCTGAAAAAGTGGATCACTAAGCAGCAGTATTTTGAGAGACAAGGTTCAGTTAAAACACTGAATCTTATTAACCTTGCGAATAGCATCTAGTTCATATAGCAAGACTTGATAGAACTGCCCTTCACTAACACCATCCCTGCAGAGAAAGTCAAAAAGTAAACAAGATTAGAAAGCCAATAACCTCGAGCGTTTGGCATTAGGCAAACCAATATCCACTAGGCTCCATAAAATAGACAACTACCTATAGAAGATTATCCTCAATGGCTTTTGTCCTGTTGCCTTCCGGAAAGAtatcagtagttccctgcagaagaaGATGAATGAGACATGTAAGCTCTTCTTGTTTAACAATGATATTTGTCTTGCTTCCTTCTACCAGAGGCTCCAAAAGATCTGCTAGACCAAATGAACGTCGAGCAGATATTTATCACAGGAGATCTCAGCACCACACCGAAAAGCAATTAATTAGACTAGGAGCATCAACCTGACATGAATTCCTAAGAACAAGGGACCACTCTTTTAACAAACTTTGGTGTGGGACTCTGTGAAATGTTATGCTTAAAGGAAAGAGACGCAAACCTGATCATGCCTCCTGTGACTGTACCCCGTTGAGGATCATGCCATGTCTTGAAAAGATCCTGAATGAGTTCTTGTCGATGTGCTTGAGCACAGACCAGTCCAGCATACTTTGTAACTTCGGGCCAGTCCTGAGAGGCAACAACCTGAAATCAAAAAATTAGACAAGGTGAACGGATGCCACAACCTGTAACGTGATGCATGCGAAACAAGTAATGCAGAATCCTTTTCATTACAGCAGCAATAGATGGACTAGAATCTTCTCCAGTCTCAGGATGTGTTACATCTGCTCCAAAAATGATAGTTGGTATATCACTGACCAAAGGAATTCTCCAACTTATGGCATCTAATAGCACAGTGTTTCTTCCTCCCATCTGCACAAGTTGGAAAGATAAAAGCTGCACAAGGAGTTTGATAAATGGTACTTGGAGTATCTAGCAGTCCATTTCATAACACGGAAGATGACAAGCAGCTTCAGAAAGTACCTTGACATTTATTTTGAGTGAGACATTTGCAAGGTATTGTTTGCTGATCTTAAATACATGCTTTGTGAGGCAGCACTGGGAGATCAACCCCAAATCAGTTTCACATATTCGTTTAAGATCACCTGTAGATGGACAAACATTATTTTAAATCATGCTTTTGGCAAAAAGCAAACACAAATCCAAAAAAATGATGGATGTAAGATTTGCAACACACCGTATAAAGAACCATTATTATCAGGGAGGATGGCTATAAGAAGCTCTAGCTCTTTTCCCTTCAGTTTGTTGGTTGCTGCATTATATACATGCCTTAAGGCCTTCTCCACTTGGTCTGGCCTTGCAGAATATATTGGGATAACTGGTTCATGGTCAAATTCCTGTAAAGTGTGACCATGAGAATTATGTCCATGTTTCCTTGAATCTTTTCATAGATGTTATGTGTTTCAAGATTAAATATATCATAATTGTATACTGCAATTATAATATAGCTAAGATATTTGAAAAAGAAATTGAAACATGAAAAGTTACCATGCCAGATACTTGGCACATCTGTGCTAGCTCCTGACAAAAACTACGAGCAGTATTTTCCTGAACACTCCGAGAAAAGTTAATGCAGGCCCAGTAATTTACTGTGCATCCATTGATCACTTTCTGCATTTGATAGCAAATACCGATGGGGTTAGATATGAAGACATTCTAGCGGGCAAGAACAATTTTACTTGGAAAATGTGGGTGACAATCAGCTCCAATAGTACTTCTGATAGTCCAAATCTCAGATCAAACCATTCACAGATGCAGACACCACTTCCCTGTGTGTCTGAACATTTATCTGAATGTAGCTTGATCCTAATCGGAGCCACAGAGCAACTGAAGATGAGGCAGTTAACAACTGCAACAGAGTTTAATTGGACAAGTACCTTATTCATCATATTCCACTGACCAACTTGAGGCAGGCACTCTTTTTCCTTCCCAGTGTCATTATACTTGAGCTTCATAATGCACACAGCATAAATCAAAATATGCTCATGGACAGTTGACTACATAACAGTTGAAAACAATAATATCTCTTTGATTTCATTAAGTTGCTTGAACAACATATTACCCATGGAGCAGGAAGTACTCGAGCTTCCACTGAGGTTAGCTTCTCACTGATGTTGATTCCAAACTCCTTTGCATAGGGATCATGCCCATAAGCATTTTGACGAACTGTCTGAAAGGGAAAGATGGATGTGTAACAATTTCACATTATTTTACAGATTCAATATAAACCAAAGAAAACATAGCATGACAGTAGTCTAAATTAAGATCACACATTTTATTAATATCGTAACCATAGACAAAGTCATCAATACTCAATATCTCACTATTATTATATATCTTAAGATCATTAATGATTAATATGTATTTCTATGCCTGACCAATTAAAGGTCAGGTAGCTTCCAGCATCATAAGCAGAATACAAGATGTCACAACCCAACTTGATGAGGTAAATGGCCCAGATGATGGACTCACTCTAGCCATATAAACCAATTCAATGCCTAGATGTGTGTCTAACTCCCATGAAGAAGACATGCCAAAGCATTTGAGAACATCTAAAATGACATCATATTGGACCCTGTAATTGACAATGAAGATCCTTAGCAAACAAATTAGATATGTGGGGATGAAAATTTTCTCCACCAGGAGGAAATGGCAAGCAAGATTCCATGATTAGCCGCTTCATTCAATGCTATAACATACTTATGCAAacaaccaaaagaaaagaaaacacactTATCCAAACTGAAACTAAATTTGTGTCCTATACTTTTGACTTTCTAATGCATCCCCGCCCTTTATTGCACCTTCCACCCCTGCATTTACTTTTTCGTGTTTGCTTGCTTCCTATTTATAATGTTAACTGTACTTGTAACCTTACTTTTGGAGCTACAAGCATAAAACCATATAGATGCATACCTAGTACCTGTGCCCTCATAACCAACGATAAACAGAAGTCCCCATGGCACTGAGGTGATTGTAAACTTTAAGCATATTTTACTTACCTGCAAAATATCAATTTCTTGATCTCTGGGTCTCTGGCATGTAACTTTTAGCAAGGAAGTAATTTGCTTCTCATTCAGCCTCTTTGTATATCTCTGTCCCTCAACTATCTTGCAAGCCTGTACGTAACATAAAATCAGATCTGAAATAACTTGATTAAGAAATTTGTTATGCTTGACCAATCTCACCTCCATTGGAAGATAATTTGCCTTCTTCTGATTTCCTACCTGAAGGCAAGGAAGATGAGCATACTGAATTGTAAACCCATACATCTCTTTGAAGTATTCGACCACGGATTTCATATTCATCTGATCATCAATTGGGAAGCTGTTGAGATGGTAGAGTCAGAACGCTAGCAGCAAACATGATTACAATTTCAGCATAATAATTTTGCACACTGAAATGACACAGCAGGGAAACCCTCAAATGTTGATTATGCATCAATTTTGTGGAAAATTTACATATGAAGATTAAAGCAAACCTCATCAAGACATGTTATTCGCAAGCAGAGGCTTTTCTGGTGTATAGGAAATTCTAATTGACATTGTATTTTCTAGAAAATGCATTGACAAAAATACTATTAGAATAATACACTCACATCAGTTCATGTGTAGGTTGTGACGTTAGGCCTGAAACTCGATATTTCCTCCGCACATTTCCCCTGTGTGTGACCTCAACTTTGACACCTCTCAAGGCCTTCTTGATCTGCTTGACATTACCAACTATGCATGATTGATCTTGGTTACACTAGTACTAAAATTATGTTGAAAATAGCCAGAAGGCAGCTGAGCAAagacataattatttgaaagcaAAATACAAAGTTACTTTTGCATCATATCTGGAGCAAATTGTATGAAATATTAAACACCTAGTAAGCACTAAAGTCCAGATGTAGAAAAACAAGGAACTGTAGTTGTAAAGTCTAAAATTACTCTTTCCCTGATGTATACCTTTATACGATCAGCATCTGATAATGGTCTAGACAATACATCTTTGCCTAGGACCTGAGCTACAAACTCAATCACAGGAAGAGGATCGATGAAAGCAGTGGATGACAGATCTGAACATTCAATATAAATCACATACATTCAGAAAGCCAGATACAAGAGAAATAGATTCAATTTATTTGTGCCCTATACTACagtaaaaggaaaaaacaaaTAGATACCGATATTGAGTGAGAGGCCCATCTGGGTTGGTCTGATACTCTGGTAGAATCCACACCATGACTGCAAGCCATCACCCAGCCGTTGTGGTTTTCTGATATCTGGAGAATAAAAGCATCTTCCGACGGATATGTACCTACCAGCCAGCACTTTGAACAATTACAAAGCATTCATACTCCTAACAAGATGAGTGTGCGTCTTGCAAGAAATGGCACCTTTGATTTGATAATTCCCTCAGAACAATATCAAGAACCTGAAGGGCTTCCCGGGGAGCATCAGTCTGCTGTCCAGCTATAAACTGGCGCAAATGGTGAAGGTCGGCACGGGCTACAAACTTGATCCCAACTCTGTACTCCTTTTCTCTTCACAAGTCACAACAAAATTGGCACAGGTAAGAGCCTCCTCAGTGCAATATTTCAAGTACCattgagaaaataaaataaaataatactaATACAAATGACATGAAAATAAAAGGCAATAGTCAGTAAAACCTAGTAACCCCCATTCCATCATCATCCTCCACGAGCCTTATGATGAACTCCTTCGAGTTAAAGGGCAAACTCCCTGCTGTATAAAGACTCTTCCTTCCATCATAAGCCGGAAGCCTCGTTCCCAACTCGGTCTCCCTATACAGTCTCACCAATTCTGCAATAATAGCCCTGTTCATACTCCTACAACTTACTTCCGGTATAATTGTCACCTGCAAATGAAGTGCCCCAATAGAACAACATCTCATATGCAATACCATTACCAACACCGATCGATGATGTGACGAACAAGTATAACAACTTACATCATATTGATTTAAATCCTTATCAGGCAACTCGGCAAGGAAATGATTGGCCTTAACAATGCACCTGGTGCCTTCCTGTCCAAATCCTGGCCGCCGGCAGAAAACAATGCCCTTGCTTGACACAGGAGGAGCAACTTTTTCGAGTCCGGCTTCCGCTTCCAACTTCACCTGCCGCCCCGCGGCCTTGCCTCTCGCTCTCCCCCGACGGCGGCCCATGCTCTTCACTTCCTGTGGCTGGCATCCGTTGTCGAGATTCTGCTGGTTCACGCTGTTGTGCAGAGGCTTCTTCGAGACAATGTGCTTCTCGCCCTTGAGTGCACTCGTCATCTGCCGGCTGGGCATCGGGGCGGTGTACGGCGACGGCGAAGGACAGAAGCAAGCACCTCGTCTCTCTACATCAGCTAACATTGCAAGCCAGTATGAACCCACATGTATTTATCGAGCCTTCCGAGGGGCGCACCAGCAGAAAGACAGCGAAAGGCAAAGGTAAGCTCAGCTGCAGAAGGTTTAAATAAGGGGATATAATGAATGCTTTGCAGCGATAGcaggaagaagaagcagcagcagcagcagtagcagagaTGTGGTATAAACAGAAGCATTAATATCTCATGCAGAGGTGCAGAGCAGATCTACAGTACGCAATGTTTTAGGAGCTCAATCTAAGCAAgaggaaagaggaaggaagatggtTAAAGCACAGCAGAGATACGTTGCAAGTAACGGCTGCCACGAGATGCAGAAGCAAGCAGAAGACCATCATCATGACCCACCTTCCACAGGCCATGGGACTGTTTGCATCAGCTGAACAAACAACCCAACCCCCTCTCTCGTCTAAACCCCATAAAAGGCTTCTTCGTTCAGAGCATTACAGACATGGCCACAGGGCAAAGCTCCATTCATGTAACGCCGGTAGCTGCAATAACACAAGCTAGTAAAGTATTATAGCGAGATGGCACCGAGTTATTACAAGACAAAAGAAGGATCCACTGGGAGTATCAACAAGAAATGGCTGATCTAAGAACATTGGGGTGGCTTAGTCGCAGTCACACTGGGATCCCGACATGGGAGCCTTAGGAAAGGAACAGTGAGTGCGTGTATATGTGTTTATTATGGTGGAGGATTGGGATGGGGACAGGAAAAAGGTAGTGTGGGGGATGCTACTGCAGAGGTGTCGTTTGCGGTGGGCTCCGATCTGGGCTACAAAATGGCTATAAGGAATATAGTGGGGAGCACAGTAAGGACAAGCGACTCGCTTCCCTAAAAGCCCATGGGACAAAGCGTAGCATTCAGTAGTCAGCCCGTAGTgctgcagcggcagcagcagcagcagcaaaagcagaggggagagagagagagagagacaggaaGAGATCTCTATAGTTTATTACTGATGTAAGGGATAATGGTGGCAACGAGTGCCTTAAAGAGGTGCGCTGCTCGTGAGTGGAACACGAGACACGCAGCGTCCTCAGTTCGATGTGTGGACTGTAGCCTGATCACCGTACATGACCAAAATAAATATCGTTCTGATGCAGAGGAGGAGGCTTGAAGAGGGTTTCATGGCGATTTATGACCGCTTCGGCAACGAAGAAGCTCGCTCACACCTTCATCACATGAGGAAGACATGTAGTCATTTGCTCCTTCGTCCAAAGCAAGAGCATCGTGCATGCAGAACAATCACATCAAGTTCACAGCCTCGTTTgctgagcctaatgggggaagaACAGCATCGTGTGGTTTCTCTGAGCTTCTCTTTTGTCTTTGCAGCGTTACCTGAAGCCGATCTAATAGGTAGCGAGGTGTCAGGCTAGAGTTCATGAAAGCAACCAAGGTGGAGGCATGATGTGATCGGCACAGGGGAAGACATGTATGTAAAGAGAGCATTATAGGGCAACCGGAAGTTGCTTGCTGCAGTTGGCGTGAGCAGGATGAAGGTCATATCAACCCCATTTCTAAGACAACTACGTCGGATGAGGTGCCGAAAAGGGCAAGAGTGATACGAAGGATCCAAAAGAAACAATCACCACCAAGGCAAAGAAGATAAAGACAGTGGTGATGCGAAAGGCAACAGCCAGCCAAATGACAGCAGAAAGACCCTCAAGAAACATACTAGTCCTGGAGAGGAAATGGTGGACGCCTAAGAAAGGTTGTttgtgatgatgacgatgatggctGATGACGAGATGAGACGAGACCCACGATATCTCCATGCTCCCACGCAAGGCGGATGGAGTTTCACGTTTGCAGCGAGGCGTGGGGAAAAGGACAGCTACAGGACTGCAGGGGCAATCATGAGATGTTATCTCTGTGGATTTGTGGTGAGAGAGAGCACAAGTGTAAGAGGGAAGAGAAAGAGTAGGcctgaggggagagagagagcgagagagggggGCATGAACTACCTTTTGCTTCCTCACACTTTACTTGCAGGCTGCCTTGCCTCCCTACCGTTCAAACAAGAAAGAGAAAAGGAGAAGCCTATTTCTCTCCCACCTCCCTCTTTATTCTTCTGAACCACCCAACACCAACAgagccacagagagagagagagagagagagaggtgcagtGGCTTTTAATGCCCGCCGTCTGTGGGTATCATTCATTACCAAACATCGGCATGCTTGGAGGTATGGCTATGTGATAATGACTACCGCTATTCTCCAAGAACAGAGACCTAATCACCGCTGGGAATTGCAAGCTTAGGCAGCCAAAGAAGCAAGAAAACTAAGAAAACACACACACCACTTGCTCTGCAGAACAGAGCAAATGGGATGGCGAAGGAAGGAGGAGAGAGAAGAAGCAAACCTGCTGGCTGCGACCGGATCTCTCACCctccactgctgctgctgctgctgcgactgcgactgcgactgcgactgcaccACCGATAAAGAAAGGGCGAGGTCTTTTGAGGTGGGAGCGTGCGATTGCAAGAAGCAACCTCCTCCTTGGTCGCGTATTTTTATAAGCTCGCCTCCACGCTTGCCGACTCGCGCGGTGGGATTATAATAAGGCACACCCCATCCGTCGCCAAAAGCAAGAAGGGCTTTCCGATCTCCTTTCTCGACACAGGTACGTGCTCTTTTGCCGGTGCGCGCCTTCCTTCTTTCCTCCCCCCTCTGTCCGTGGCCCTCTGGTGCGTCGTCTAGGGTTGAGAGCTAGACAAAGAACCAAGGCGAGGAAGATATGGGGGCGTCCATACCGACGCAGCGATTGCAGAGAATGTGCGTGGGACGGAGGAGCGAAGACCGCTCGGGAAGCATGCGCGACGAGGGAGACGAAGAGCAGTGTAGGTCATAAAGTGCGCGTCTTTGCTTTTGTAAGCATACCAAAGCTATGACCATACGTTACCATAGCATGCGCGATGAGTTGATGTAAATATACTTTTATGTCTCGAAAAATTATATGTATCCTTTTATAAATGTAAATATACTTTTATACTCCTTTTTATGTCTCCGATACGGGAAGAAAGTAATCTTATTTTAGACGTAAGCAAAGAGTTCTAACGAGAAACGGTGGATTAACTTTTGCACTTCATTTATTTGGTGAATTACGGTAAAAAACCCTCCTATTTTCACTTTTTTACATTAACATCTTCTTTccatttattatcatttttattttttttattttttttaaaaaataaaattatccttGCCTTTCGACCATTATCATCACTACCTTTGCCTAAATACGCCCATACTTGTTTCAAGTCTCATTTCAACTATATATTCTCTCCCGTTGAATCTTAGGATCACCATTAATAGACCAAAGTAAGAAAGGAGGAGAGACGAGAATGACGACAAGAGACGTGGTGACTAtggtaataaaataaaaaaatattaaaaaataaagaaagaggGAATGAAGGATAAGAGTACATGATCTTTATAAAGATGACAACGAAGGGTAGAGGCACTACAATGAAATGACAAGACGATGATGAAAAATAAACCAAAAAGATGACAccaatcgaaaaaaaaaaaaagatttttttttagaatttaccataagtttttttttattaataaaaatatcatgatttaaattttataaaaattcatATTTTAGGAATGTACTACTTTGTCGAGTTAGTAATATCACCATATTTTAGacaattttattaattatttttacaatattttaaagctgattgtttatataaatataaagaacAGTAAATctgaattttatataaatataaagatttgGGAAGGATGCACATAAAAACAAAAGATTTTGGGGATTAATATATGAAAAGCCAAAATAAAAGAGTTTAGAATTTAAGATCTGAATGTGGATACTACTTGggtactaatttttttttatttcatttgcttaatataaataaatacaacGAATTTAAGATGAGCACAGACATGATAATAATTAAAACTAAGACGATACATCATGGATAGAAATGGTTCTTCCTTCCAGAAGAGAGTACAAATGAAAGATGGATCGAGATAATATGTTCCTCTGACCCCTGTAAAAGTATAATTTTATAGTAATTAAAAAGAAATTAAAGTTGCaagctctttctctctctactttccttaaaaagaagaagacaaaAAGGTTCCTATGCACCGGCAAATAGAAGAACTCATCATCCTATCCTCGTTCGACAAATATGGGTGACAAGTTTGACATATCCTACATGAAATGAGGCACAATGAAGAAAGATATGAACATGTTGGGATGAAGAGAGAGACTAGCAAGTCAGAGAGGGAGGTGACCATGCCACCACTATCCGAGTGAGGATCCACCACTGCAAAAGAATGAGAAAGGAAAAGCTGTTCATGGTCAGTGGTGTCAGTCCACACAAAAGGGGATTAAAGTGGTCTTGCTGCGTGTTTCTTCAATAACACAAGCATCTCATCTCCTCCACCAAAGCACTTGACCCCTCCTTTAGGGGCAGGAAAATGGAGTGCTGCTTTGACCGCTCTTCTCATGACCAGTTGCTTTTATCATGCATGCATTTCTTGGGGGCTCCTTTATATACATGACCGGCAGCTTTGGCAAAAGCCGAGCACACAACTGTTTGAGTGCGTCGCCAACGTTGCTGCAGTTCCTCATTCATGGCCGGCCTGCCTGCCTGTCACGCCACGCCCTCAGTCGCCTCCACGTGATCCCATGCTTCCAAGCTTTCTCCACCGAGTGAGTGCCCCCTCGGCAAGGGAATGTTGCCTTCGCCCTTTTATTTGGGTCTGTCAAATCAAAGGGATGCAGATGGAGTCCTCGCCTTCCTTTCGTGTATTGGGAGGAGACTATGGTGGACATGTAAAGGTGGTGATGAATCAGCCT
The window above is part of the Musa acuminata AAA Group cultivar baxijiao chromosome BXJ2-6, Cavendish_Baxijiao_AAA, whole genome shotgun sequence genome. Proteins encoded here:
- the LOC103987019 gene encoding protein argonaute PNH1 isoform X1; translated protein: MLADVERRGACFCPSPSPYTAPMPSRQMTSALKGEKHIVSKKPLHNSVNQQNLDNGCQPQEVKSMGRRRGRARGKAAGRQVKLEAEAGLEKVAPPVSSKGIVFCRRPGFGQEGTRCIVKANHFLAELPDKDLNQYDVTIIPEVSCRSMNRAIIAELVRLYRETELGTRLPAYDGRKSLYTAGSLPFNSKEFIIRLVEDDDGMGVTREKEYRVGIKFVARADLHHLRQFIAGQQTDAPREALQVLDIVLRELSNQRYISVGRCFYSPDIRKPQRLGDGLQSWCGFYQSIRPTQMGLSLNIDLSSTAFIDPLPVIEFVAQVLGKDVLSRPLSDADRIKIKKALRGVKVEVTHRGNVRRKYRVSGLTSQPTHELIFPIDDQMNMKSVVEYFKEMYGFTIQYAHLPCLQVGNQKKANYLPMEVRLVKHNKFLNQVISDLILCYVQACKIVEGQRYTKRLNEKQITSLLKVTCQRPRDQEIDILQTVRQNAYGHDPYAKEFGINISEKLTSVEARVLPAPWLKYNDTGKEKECLPQVGQWNMMNKKVINGCTVNYWACINFSRSVQENTARSFCQELAQMCQVSGMEFDHEPVIPIYSARPDQVEKALRHVYNAATNKLKGKELELLIAILPDNNGSLYGDLKRICETDLGLISQCCLTKHVFKISKQYLANVSLKINVKMGGRNTVLLDAISWRIPLVSDIPTIIFGADVTHPETGEDSSPSIAAVVASQDWPEVTKYAGLVCAQAHRQELIQDLFKTWHDPQRGTVTGGMIRELLISFRKATGQKPLRIIFYRDGVSEGQFYQVLLYELDAIRKACASLEPNYQPPVTFVVVQKRHHTRLFANNHKDRSSTDKSGNILPGTVVDTKICHPAEFDFYLCSHAGIQGTSRPAHYHVLWDENNFTADEMQTLTNNLCYTYARCTRSVSIVPPAYYAHLAAFRARFYMDPEVSENASRSMHQTDGSSVKPLPALKDKVKRVMFYC
- the LOC103987019 gene encoding protein argonaute PNH1 isoform X3, encoding MLADVERRGACFCPSPSPYTAPMPSRQMTSALKGEKHIVSKKPLHNSVNQQNLDNGCQPQEVKSMGRRRGRARGKAAGRQVKLEAEAGLEKVAPPVSSKGIVFCRRPGFGQEGTRCIVKANHFLAELPDKDLNQYDVTIIPEVSCRSMNRAIIAELVRLYRETELGTRLPAYDGRKSLYTAGSLPFNSKEFIIRLVEDDDGMGVTREKEYRVGIKFVARADLHHLRQFIAGQQTDAPREALQVLDIVLRELSNQRYISVGRCFYSPDIRKPQRLGDGLQSWCGFYQSIRPTQMGLSLNIDLSSTAFIDPLPVIEFVAQVLGKDVLSRPLSDADRIKIKKALRGVKVEVTHRGNVRRKYRVSGLTSQPTHELIFPIDDQMNMKSVVEYFKEMYGFTIQYAHLPCLQVGNQKKANYLPMEACKIVEGQRYTKRLNEKQITSLLKVTCQRPRDQEIDILQTVRQNAYGHDPYAKEFGINISEKLTSVEARVLPAPWLKYNDTGKEKECLPQVGQWNMMNKKVINGCTVNYWACINFSRSVQENTARSFCQELAQMCQVSGMEFDHEPVIPIYSARPDQVEKALRHVYNAATNKLKGKELELLIAILPDNNGSLYGDLKRICETDLGLISQCCLTKHVFKISKQYLANVSLKINVKMGGRNTVLLDAISWRIPLVSDIPTIIFGADVTHPETGEDSSPSIAAVVASQDWPEVTKYAGLVCAQAHRQELIQDLFKTWHDPQRGTVTGGMIRELLISFRKATGQKPLRIIFYRDGVSEGQFYQVLLYELDAIRKACASLEPNYQPPVTFVVVQKRHHTRLFANNHKDRSSTDKSGNILPGTVVDTKICHPAEFDFYLCSHAGIQGTSRPAHYHVLWDENNFTADEMQTLTNNLCYTYARCTRSVSIVPPAYYAHLAAFRARFYMDPEVSENASRSMHQTDGSSVKPLPALKDKVKRVMFYC
- the LOC103987019 gene encoding protein argonaute PNH1 isoform X2; translation: MLADVERRGACFCPSPSPYTAPMPSRQMTSALKGEKHIVSKKPLHNSVNQQNLDNGCQPQEVKSMGRRRGRARGKAAGRQVKLEAEAGLEKVAPPVSSKGIVFCRRPGFGQEGTRCIVKANHFLAELPDKDLNQYDVTIIPEVSCRSMNRAIIAELVRLYRETELGTRLPAYDGRKSLYTAGSLPFNSKEFIIRLVEDDDGMGVTREKEYRVGIKFVARADLHHLRQFIAGQQTDAPREALQVLDIVLRELSNQRYISVGRCFYSPDIRKPQRLGDGLQSWCGFYQSIRPTQMGLSLNIDLSSTAFIDPLPVIEFVAQVLGKDVLSRPLSDADRIKIKKALRGVKVEVTHRGNVRRKYRVSGLTSQPTHELIFPIDDQMNMKSVVEYFKEMYGFTIQYAHLPCLQVGNQKKANYLPMEACKIVEGQRYTKRLNEKQITSLLKVTCQRPRDQEIDILQTVRQNAYGHDPYAKEFGINISEKLTSVEARVLPAPWLKYNDTGKEKECLPQVGQWNMMNKKVINGCTVNYWACINFSRSVQENTARSFCQELAQMCQVSGMEFDHEPVIPIYSARPDQVEKALRHVYNAATNKLKGKELELLIAILPDNNGSLYGDLKRICETDLGLISQCCLTKHVFKISKQYLANVSLKINVKLLSFQLVQMGGRNTVLLDAISWRIPLVSDIPTIIFGADVTHPETGEDSSPSIAAVVASQDWPEVTKYAGLVCAQAHRQELIQDLFKTWHDPQRGTVTGGMIRELLISFRKATGQKPLRIIFYRDGVSEGQFYQVLLYELDAIRKACASLEPNYQPPVTFVVVQKRHHTRLFANNHKDRSSTDKSGNILPGTVVDTKICHPAEFDFYLCSHAGIQGTSRPAHYHVLWDENNFTADEMQTLTNNLCYTYARCTRSVSIVPPAYYAHLAAFRARFYMDPEVSENASRSMHQTDGSSVKPLPALKDKVKRVMFYC